One genomic region from Rhizomicrobium palustre encodes:
- a CDS encoding ABC transporter permease encodes MKLFPPVSVETRRFLPRSWDLLAGIFVLGAIIFFAEASREVIQPLTSLAHNPISLDPANLPNYAFRTALRMLAAMVFSLLFTFTYATWAAKSQRASVLLVPLLDILQSVPILGFISVTVVFFLSLAPGKVLGAEIAAVFAIFTSQAWNMAFSFYQSLRTVPVELTEAGKMFGLTGWGRFWRIEAPFAMPPLVWNMMMSMSGGWFFVVAAEAISVGHTSIVLPGIGSYIAAAIEAKSLIAITYAIGAMLVVIVIFDQLLFRPLVAWADRFRIDSEPSDEEPESWALTMFRRSQIFDWLGRPFDLAMRWSWRIRPLSFGRKTESRPSPLMDAFFYAVLIGLSGYILWQMAGFAGAAFNAHDLTDAALKGLATFARVVILIALASLIWTPIGIYVGLRPHLAQVIQPIAQFLAAFPANLVFPVAVSLIVFWNLNPDIWLSPLMVLGTQWYILFNVIAGASALPRELKDAASNFQVRGWLWWKKVGIPAVMPYYVTGAITASGGSWNAAIVAEVVSWGSKTLHAYGLGAYIADATSAGDFHRIVVGVCVMSFYVVVLNRLFWRPLYWYAERKFRMT; translated from the coding sequence ATGAAGCTTTTTCCACCTGTCTCTGTGGAGACACGCCGGTTCCTGCCCCGGTCATGGGACCTGCTTGCCGGGATTTTTGTCCTGGGCGCGATCATCTTTTTTGCCGAAGCCAGCCGCGAGGTGATTCAGCCGCTGACATCGCTCGCCCACAACCCGATCTCTCTCGACCCGGCGAACCTGCCCAATTATGCCTTCCGCACGGCCCTGCGCATGCTCGCGGCGATGGTGTTTTCTCTCTTATTTACATTCACTTACGCGACATGGGCGGCGAAGAGCCAGCGCGCCAGCGTGCTCCTCGTGCCCCTGCTCGACATCCTGCAATCGGTGCCGATTCTGGGCTTCATTTCGGTGACGGTGGTGTTTTTCCTCTCGCTCGCCCCCGGCAAGGTGCTGGGCGCGGAAATCGCTGCCGTTTTCGCCATTTTCACGAGCCAAGCCTGGAATATGGCCTTCAGCTTCTACCAATCCTTGCGCACCGTGCCGGTGGAGCTGACCGAGGCGGGCAAGATGTTCGGCCTGACGGGCTGGGGCCGATTCTGGCGGATCGAAGCCCCCTTCGCCATGCCGCCGCTGGTCTGGAACATGATGATGAGCATGTCTGGCGGCTGGTTCTTCGTGGTCGCCGCGGAGGCGATTTCGGTCGGCCATACCTCCATCGTGCTGCCCGGCATCGGCTCCTATATCGCGGCGGCGATTGAGGCCAAGAGCCTGATCGCCATCACCTATGCCATCGGCGCCATGCTGGTGGTGATCGTCATTTTCGACCAGCTTTTGTTCCGCCCTTTGGTCGCCTGGGCTGACCGCTTCCGCATCGATTCGGAGCCGAGCGATGAAGAGCCCGAAAGCTGGGCGCTCACCATGTTCCGCCGCTCGCAGATTTTCGATTGGCTGGGCCGCCCCTTCGATCTCGCGATGCGCTGGAGCTGGCGGATCAGGCCGCTCTCTTTTGGCCGCAAGACCGAAAGCCGCCCCTCGCCGCTGATGGACGCCTTTTTCTATGCCGTGCTGATCGGCTTAAGCGGCTACATCCTTTGGCAGATGGCGGGCTTTGCCGGGGCCGCCTTCAATGCCCATGATTTGACCGATGCCGCCCTTAAAGGGCTCGCCACCTTTGCCCGGGTGGTGATCCTGATCGCGCTGGCGAGCCTGATCTGGACGCCTATCGGCATTTATGTCGGCTTGCGCCCGCATCTGGCCCAAGTGATCCAGCCGATCGCGCAATTTCTGGCGGCGTTCCCGGCCAATCTGGTGTTCCCGGTGGCGGTATCGCTGATCGTCTTCTGGAACCTCAATCCCGACATCTGGCTGTCGCCGCTGATGGTCTTGGGCACGCAGTGGTACATCCTGTTCAATGTGATCGCGGGCGCTTCCGCCCTGCCGCGCGAGCTGAAAGATGCCGCGAGCAATTTCCAGGTGCGCGGCTGGCTGTGGTGGAAGAAGGTCGGTATTCCCGCCGTCATGCCCTATTACGTGACGGGCGCGATTACGGCTTCTGGCGGCTCGTGGAACGCGGCCATCGTGGCCGAGGTGGTGAGCTGGGGCAGCAAGACCCTGCATGCCTATGGCCTCGGCGCCTATATCGCGGACGCCACCAGCGCAGGTGATTTCCACCGCATCGTGGTGGGTGTTTGTGTCATGAGCTTTTATGTCGTGGTGCTGAACCGGTTGTTCTGGCGCCCGCTCTATTGGTACGCGGAACGCAAGTTCCGCATGACGTGA
- a CDS encoding GFA family protein has product MHVTGHCYCRKITFEAEADPATATVCHCTDCQEITGSPYRVVARATVFKILTGTPKVWIKTAESGNKRAHAFCPDCGSPIYAGAPDGNLDVVTLRTGTLDQRRELEPKKQIWTRSALPWALDIHALEPHEKG; this is encoded by the coding sequence ATGCACGTCACCGGTCATTGTTATTGCCGCAAGATCACCTTCGAAGCGGAGGCTGATCCGGCGACCGCCACGGTGTGTCACTGCACCGATTGTCAGGAGATCACGGGCTCGCCTTATCGCGTGGTGGCGCGCGCCACGGTTTTCAAGATTTTGACCGGCACGCCCAAAGTCTGGATCAAGACGGCGGAAAGCGGCAACAAGCGCGCCCATGCCTTCTGTCCCGATTGCGGTTCGCCGATTTATGCGGGTGCGCCCGATGGCAATCTCGATGTCGTGACGCTGCGCACCGGCACGCTCGATCAGCGCCGCGAGCTGGAACCCAAGAAACAAATCTGGACCCGCTCCGCGCTCCCCTGGGCGCTCGATATCCACGCGCTGGAGCCGCATGAGAAGGGGTAA
- a CDS encoding rod shape-determining protein, whose translation MFGSLLGALSSDMAIDLGTANTLVYVKGRGIVLNEPSVVATINRGGKKQVRAVGNDAKMMLGRTPGNIEAIRPMRDGVIADFEVAEEMIKHFIRKVHNRRSFANPMIIVCVPSGSTAVERRAIQESALSAGARRVFLIEEPMAAAIGAGLPVSEPTGSMVVDIGGGTTEVAVLSLGGIVYSRSVRVGGDKMDEAIIAYIRRHQNLLIGEASSERIKKEIGSAAPPMDGAGVTLEIKGRDLLNGVPKEITITQRHIADALAEPVGQIVEAVKVALEATPPELAADIVDKGIVLTGGGSLLANLDQVLREETGLPISIADDPLSCVALGTGRVLENSKSMRHVLSTAF comes from the coding sequence ATGTTCGGCAGTCTTCTCGGCGCGCTGTCGAGCGATATGGCGATTGATCTCGGAACCGCGAATACCCTGGTTTATGTGAAGGGCCGCGGCATCGTTTTGAACGAACCTTCCGTCGTCGCCACCATCAATCGAGGGGGTAAGAAACAGGTCCGCGCGGTCGGTAACGACGCCAAGATGATGCTGGGGCGTACCCCGGGCAATATCGAGGCGATCCGTCCGATGCGCGATGGCGTGATCGCGGATTTCGAAGTTGCGGAAGAGATGATCAAACACTTCATCCGCAAGGTGCATAACCGCCGGTCCTTCGCCAATCCGATGATCATCGTCTGCGTGCCTTCGGGCTCCACCGCGGTGGAACGGCGCGCGATTCAGGAATCGGCCCTTTCGGCCGGCGCCCGCCGCGTTTTCCTGATCGAAGAGCCGATGGCGGCTGCGATCGGTGCGGGTCTTCCGGTGTCCGAGCCGACCGGCTCCATGGTGGTCGATATCGGTGGCGGCACTACCGAAGTGGCCGTGCTGTCGTTGGGTGGCATCGTCTATTCGCGCTCGGTGCGCGTGGGCGGCGACAAGATGGATGAGGCGATCATCGCCTATATCCGCCGTCACCAGAACCTGCTCATCGGCGAAGCCTCTTCCGAACGTATCAAGAAAGAGATCGGCTCTGCCGCCCCGCCGATGGATGGCGCCGGCGTGACCCTCGAAATTAAGGGCCGCGACCTTCTCAACGGCGTGCCGAAGGAAATCACCATCACCCAGCGCCACATCGCTGATGCCTTGGCCGAGCCGGTCGGGCAGATCGTCGAAGCGGTGAAGGTTGCCCTCGAGGCGACGCCGCCGGAACTTGCGGCCGATATCGTTGATAAGGGTATCGTCTTGACGGGGGGCGGGTCTTTGCTGGCCAATCTGGACCAGGTCTTGCGCGAAGAGACGGGGCTTCCCATCTCGATCGCGGATGATCCACTGTCCTGCGTGGCGCTCGGCACTGGCCGGGTACTGGAAAATAGCAAAAGTATGCGGCACGTTCTTTCGACGGCCTTCTAA
- the mreC gene encoding rod shape-determining protein MreC, translating to MGNGTWRISRARGRAHLPLAVVGALAVIVILFGKAQSTLFDRARTGLVDWMRPALVATRAPIETMDRWLGSIGSVFWLYQENLRLKEENARLKQWHNTAQVLNERLKRYQLLLNAVPDPALSSVVARVIGRSNHPFLSTMIIDAGKANGVKPGQAVVDQRGMIGRVYLTGEHTSWVILLTDLNSRIPVSIEPNTDQAIMTGDNSPMPLIETLARGVELKADAQVVTSGDGDILPAGLPIGVIVKEGGHYRVALFADQTTAQDVEIVDFKHKPEYPPAVIKQELPVTAAGLAPAATAPLNDRNQVVKPPPPVYVPPGQKPATPVAPAATPAQPAANADPGDQ from the coding sequence ATGGGCAACGGCACTTGGAGGATTTCGCGAGCGCGCGGCAGAGCCCATCTGCCGCTAGCCGTCGTTGGCGCGCTCGCCGTGATCGTCATCCTCTTCGGCAAGGCCCAATCGACCCTCTTCGACCGCGCCCGCACCGGCCTCGTCGATTGGATGCGGCCCGCTTTGGTGGCGACTCGCGCGCCTATCGAAACCATGGATCGCTGGCTCGGCTCCATCGGCAGCGTTTTCTGGCTCTACCAGGAAAATCTCCGCCTCAAGGAGGAGAATGCGCGCCTTAAGCAGTGGCACAACACGGCCCAGGTCCTGAACGAGCGGCTGAAGCGCTATCAGCTTCTTCTGAATGCGGTTCCCGACCCGGCGCTGTCGAGCGTTGTGGCGCGGGTGATTGGCCGCTCCAACCATCCCTTCCTCTCCACCATGATCATCGACGCGGGCAAGGCCAATGGCGTCAAACCTGGCCAAGCGGTAGTGGACCAGCGCGGTATGATTGGGCGGGTCTATCTGACAGGCGAGCACACCTCCTGGGTGATTTTGCTCACCGATCTGAACAGCCGCATCCCGGTGTCCATCGAGCCCAACACCGATCAGGCCATCATGACGGGCGATAACTCGCCGATGCCGCTGATCGAGACCTTGGCGCGTGGTGTAGAACTCAAAGCCGACGCGCAGGTCGTCACCTCAGGTGATGGCGACATTCTCCCGGCAGGGCTTCCCATCGGGGTGATCGTCAAAGAAGGCGGTCATTACCGCGTCGCGCTCTTTGCGGATCAGACCACGGCGCAGGATGTCGAGATTGTCGATTTCAAGCACAAGCCGGAATATCCCCCGGCTGTAATAAAGCAGGAATTGCCGGTGACGGCTGCCGGTTTGGCGCCCGCTGCGACCGCGCCCCTCAACGATCGCAATCAAGTGGTGAAGCCGCCGCCGCCGGTCTATGTGCCGCCGGGCCAGAAGCCAGCTACGCCCGTGGCGCCTGCAGCTACGCCAGCCCAACCCGCGGCGAATGCCGATCCGGGCGACCAGTGA
- a CDS encoding AAA-associated domain-containing protein: protein MDTLLKATNVRRSFPRAGGEELLVLDGVNLTLKEGEIVGLLGRSGSGKSTFLRLIAGLARPQGGELDYLGTEITGPVSGIAMVFQSFALFPWLTVLENVQLGLEALALPEKEIRTRALEAIDLIGLDGYESAYPRELSGGMRQRVGFARALVVHPNILLMDEPFSALDVLTAENLRTDLIELWQNKKLPIKSILLVTHNIEEAVQMCDRALLFSSNPGRVTTEIAIDMPHPRDRADPKFEDYVDRIYVEMTARKIERLRTVQTMDVIPDAPIVPVSSNSLSGLVEAVANPQYGGKADLPDLASDLQLEIDELFPIAEALHMLRLADLEGGDLKLTHMGKRFNDAETNERKEIISRALMSNVPFAAHIRRVLDERANHIAPRRRFIDELEDKMTEDAAEETLRAIISWARYAELFSYDDESETLSLENPT from the coding sequence ATGGATACCCTGCTGAAAGCCACCAATGTGCGCCGCTCCTTTCCGCGTGCGGGCGGTGAAGAACTTCTGGTGCTGGATGGCGTCAATCTCACCTTGAAAGAGGGCGAGATCGTCGGCCTCTTGGGCCGTTCGGGCTCAGGCAAATCAACCTTCCTGCGCCTCATCGCAGGGCTGGCGCGACCGCAAGGCGGCGAGCTTGATTACCTCGGTACTGAGATCACCGGGCCGGTGAGCGGCATCGCCATGGTGTTTCAGAGTTTTGCGCTATTCCCTTGGCTGACGGTTTTAGAAAACGTGCAATTGGGCCTGGAAGCCCTGGCCTTGCCGGAAAAGGAAATCCGCACCCGCGCGCTGGAAGCCATCGACCTTATCGGCCTCGACGGGTACGAAAGCGCCTATCCGCGCGAACTTTCCGGCGGCATGCGCCAGCGTGTCGGCTTTGCCCGCGCCCTGGTGGTGCATCCCAATATTCTTTTGATGGACGAGCCTTTCTCGGCGCTTGACGTGCTGACGGCGGAAAACCTGCGCACGGACTTGATCGAGCTGTGGCAGAACAAGAAACTGCCGATCAAATCCATCCTCCTCGTGACCCATAACATCGAAGAGGCGGTGCAGATGTGCGACCGCGCCCTGCTCTTCTCCTCCAATCCGGGGCGGGTGACGACGGAAATCGCCATCGATATGCCGCATCCGCGCGACCGCGCTGATCCGAAATTTGAGGATTATGTCGACCGCATCTATGTCGAAATGACTGCCCGCAAGATCGAGCGCCTGCGCACGGTGCAGACCATGGATGTGATCCCCGATGCGCCGATAGTGCCGGTGTCCTCTAACTCCCTTTCGGGCTTGGTGGAGGCGGTCGCCAATCCGCAATATGGCGGCAAAGCCGACTTGCCGGATCTGGCCAGCGACCTGCAGCTTGAGATCGACGAGCTCTTTCCGATTGCCGAAGCACTGCACATGCTGCGCCTGGCCGATCTCGAAGGCGGCGACTTGAAGCTGACCCATATGGGCAAGCGCTTCAACGATGCCGAAACCAACGAGCGCAAGGAAATCATCTCGCGCGCCCTGATGAGCAATGTGCCCTTTGCGGCGCATATCCGCCGCGTGCTGGACGAACGCGCCAATCACATCGCGCCGCGCCGCCGGTTCATCGACGAGCTTGAAGACAAGATGACGGAAGACGCCGCCGAAGAAACCCTGCGCGCCATCATCAGCTGGGCCCGTTACGCCGAGCTCTTCTCCTATGACGACGAAAGCGAAACGCTGAGCCTGGAGAACCCGACTTAG
- a CDS encoding 2-isopropylmalate synthase translates to MTTNNAGQNNRVRIFDTTLRDGEQSPGAAMTFEEKLEVADLLDNLGVDVIEAGFPIASVGDFEAVSEIARRVKNASVCGLARAGFKDIDRAGEAVRNAKRPRIHTFISTSPVHMKHKLNMGANAVLDAVGASVSHARNLVEEVQWSAEDATRTEHDFLCRCVELAIRSGATTINIPDTVGYATPQEFFELIAMLFNRVPNIDKAVIATHCHNDLGLAVANSLAGVLAGARQVECTINGIGERAGNAALEEIVMALRVRRDRMPFETGIDAKLLSKASKLVSNVTGFPVQYNKAIVGKNAFSHESGIHQDGMLKNVETYEIIRPEDVGVSATSLILGKLSGRHAFKDKLSQLGYELADAAFEDAFRRFKALADKKKSVFDDDIVALVDDEIIRAQDIIVVKSLKVMTGVGIPPSAEMTLIVEGEEKKAEVTGDGAVDAIFNVIRELYPHSVNLQLYQVKAVTEGTDAQAHVSVRLEEDGRTVTGRGADTDTLVASAYAYVNALNKLLVKRRKQAPEALNVAK, encoded by the coding sequence ATGACCACGAATAACGCTGGACAGAATAACCGGGTACGGATTTTCGACACCACCTTGCGCGATGGCGAGCAGTCGCCGGGCGCCGCGATGACCTTTGAGGAAAAGCTCGAAGTCGCCGATTTGCTCGATAATTTGGGTGTGGACGTCATCGAAGCAGGCTTTCCCATCGCCTCCGTCGGCGATTTCGAGGCGGTGAGCGAGATCGCGCGCCGGGTGAAAAACGCCAGCGTTTGCGGCCTCGCCCGTGCGGGGTTCAAGGATATCGACCGGGCCGGCGAAGCCGTCCGCAATGCCAAGCGCCCGCGGATTCACACCTTCATTTCCACCAGCCCCGTTCATATGAAGCATAAGCTCAATATGGGGGCGAATGCGGTGCTGGATGCGGTTGGGGCCTCGGTGTCCCATGCCCGCAACCTCGTGGAAGAGGTGCAGTGGAGCGCCGAAGACGCTACCCGCACCGAGCATGATTTTCTCTGCCGCTGTGTGGAACTGGCGATTCGTTCCGGCGCCACGACCATCAATATTCCCGACACCGTCGGCTATGCCACGCCGCAGGAATTCTTCGAACTGATCGCGATGCTGTTCAATCGCGTGCCCAATATCGATAAGGCTGTGATTGCCACCCATTGTCACAATGACCTGGGCCTCGCCGTGGCAAATTCCTTGGCAGGTGTTCTGGCGGGTGCGCGTCAGGTGGAATGCACGATCAACGGCATCGGCGAGCGGGCAGGCAATGCCGCGCTTGAGGAAATCGTCATGGCGCTGCGCGTGCGCCGCGACCGTATGCCCTTCGAGACGGGAATCGATGCCAAACTGCTCTCAAAAGCCTCCAAGCTGGTTTCGAACGTTACCGGCTTCCCGGTTCAGTACAACAAGGCCATCGTCGGCAAGAACGCCTTCAGTCATGAAAGCGGCATCCACCAGGATGGCATGCTGAAGAACGTCGAAACTTACGAGATCATCCGCCCCGAAGATGTGGGTGTCTCGGCGACCTCGCTGATTTTGGGCAAGCTCTCCGGCCGTCACGCCTTCAAGGACAAGCTCTCCCAGCTCGGCTATGAGCTGGCCGATGCTGCCTTCGAGGATGCCTTCCGCCGCTTTAAGGCATTGGCAGATAAGAAGAAATCTGTGTTTGACGATGATATCGTGGCGCTGGTGGATGACGAGATCATCCGCGCCCAGGACATTATCGTGGTCAAATCCCTGAAGGTGATGACCGGGGTGGGCATCCCCCCCTCCGCCGAAATGACCCTCATCGTTGAAGGCGAGGAGAAAAAGGCGGAAGTGACGGGCGACGGGGCGGTGGACGCCATCTTTAACGTCATCCGGGAACTCTACCCCCACAGCGTTAATCTGCAGCTCTATCAGGTGAAGGCGGTGACCGAAGGTACGGACGCCCAAGCCCATGTCAGCGTTCGTCTGGAAGAAGATGGGCGCACGGTCACAGGCCGCGGTGCAGACACCGATACATTGGTGGCTTCTGCCTACGCCTATGTTAATGCTCTGAACAAACTCTTGGTCAAACGAAGGAAGCAGGCGCCGGAAGCCTTGAACGTCGCAAAATGA
- the rodA gene encoding rod shape-determining protein RodA, giving the protein MLRPYAAARRHLSIADKLYELNWGLVLLIAIIASIGIAMLYSVAGGSWSPWASSQAIKLVLGFFMMIVVAMVDIRVWMNIAYPFYAASLLLLLGVELMGMAHLGAQRWITLGPLELQPSEPMKIALILALAKFMHGQSVEDISKPLRLMVPLAMIAMPAALVAMQPNLGTTIILVLDGCSLLFLAGLSWWWIAPVITGVAAAIPVAWRFVLHDYQKARVMTFMNPESDALGAGWNITQAKIAVGSGGAAGKGFLQGTQSRLNFLPEKQTDFIITNFAEEFGFVGCIALLILFGTVIGYGVQTAIQARSQFGRLVAMGITLNFFFYIMINGMMVMGLIPVVGIPMPLISYGGTALLAVMFGFGILLSVHIHRQVEIPRHSTGII; this is encoded by the coding sequence ATGCTTCGCCCTTATGCGGCCGCGCGCCGTCATCTCTCGATTGCCGACAAGCTTTATGAGCTGAACTGGGGCCTGGTGCTCCTCATCGCGATCATCGCCTCCATCGGCATTGCCATGCTCTATTCGGTGGCGGGTGGCTCCTGGAGCCCTTGGGCCTCCAGCCAGGCGATCAAGCTCGTCCTGGGCTTCTTTATGATGATCGTGGTGGCGATGGTGGACATCCGCGTCTGGATGAACATCGCCTATCCCTTTTATGCGGCCTCGCTGCTCCTGCTCCTGGGCGTGGAGCTGATGGGCATGGCCCATTTGGGTGCCCAGCGCTGGATCACGCTTGGCCCTCTGGAATTGCAGCCCTCAGAGCCGATGAAGATCGCGCTGATCCTGGCGCTCGCCAAATTCATGCATGGCCAGAGCGTGGAGGACATCTCCAAGCCGCTGCGCTTGATGGTTCCCCTCGCCATGATCGCCATGCCCGCGGCACTGGTCGCCATGCAGCCCAATCTCGGCACCACCATTATCCTGGTTTTGGATGGCTGCTCGCTGCTCTTCCTGGCCGGCCTCTCCTGGTGGTGGATTGCGCCAGTGATCACCGGTGTTGCCGCAGCCATTCCGGTGGCCTGGCGCTTTGTGCTGCATGACTACCAGAAGGCCCGCGTCATGACCTTCATGAACCCCGAATCCGACGCGCTGGGGGCGGGCTGGAATATCACCCAGGCCAAGATCGCGGTGGGCTCCGGCGGGGCGGCGGGCAAGGGCTTCTTGCAAGGCACCCAGAGTCGGCTGAACTTCCTGCCGGAAAAACAGACCGACTTCATCATTACCAACTTCGCCGAGGAATTCGGCTTTGTCGGCTGTATCGCGCTTCTGATCCTGTTTGGCACCGTGATCGGCTATGGCGTGCAGACCGCTATCCAGGCGCGGAGCCAGTTCGGCCGCTTGGTGGCGATGGGCATCACCCTCAATTTCTTCTTCTACATCATGATCAACGGCATGATGGTGATGGGACTGATTCCCGTTGTGGGTATTCCCATGCCGCTGATTTCGTACGGCGGTACCGCTTTGTTGGCGGTGATGTTCGGTTTTGGCATCCTCTTGTCGGTACACATACACCGTCAGGTGGAGATACCGCGCCACTCCACCGGCATCATCTGA
- the mreD gene encoding rod shape-determining protein MreD gives MERLGGFGNGKLMASIIPVLFGLLGVVLTNLPFSVLSGIVPAPMYALMPIYYWCLVRPDLMSPVWAFLIGIAHDMISGEPPGIWAAAFVATYAVIDKQRDAFAGLSGFGAILGFATAALVTCASHYVIYCFYRWQFLPVTNEIKEFAVTSILYIPVVVVLASVHRRFVGPLRSEF, from the coding sequence GTGGAACGGTTGGGCGGCTTTGGCAATGGCAAGCTCATGGCGAGCATCATTCCCGTGCTGTTCGGGCTCCTGGGGGTGGTCCTCACCAACCTGCCATTCTCGGTGTTGAGCGGCATTGTACCCGCGCCGATGTATGCGCTGATGCCGATCTACTATTGGTGCCTGGTGCGCCCCGATCTGATGAGCCCGGTCTGGGCGTTTCTGATCGGCATCGCCCATGACATGATTTCGGGCGAGCCGCCCGGCATCTGGGCTGCCGCTTTTGTCGCCACCTATGCCGTGATCGACAAGCAGCGCGATGCTTTCGCAGGGCTTTCGGGTTTTGGCGCTATTTTGGGCTTTGCCACGGCGGCGCTGGTTACCTGCGCCTCGCATTACGTGATCTACTGCTTTTACCGCTGGCAGTTTCTGCCGGTCACCAATGAAATTAAGGAATTTGCCGTCACCTCGATCCTTTACATCCCGGTGGTGGTTGTGCTCGCCTCTGTGCATCGTCGTTTTGTCGGGCCGCTCAGGAGTGAGTTCTGA
- the mrdA gene encoding penicillin-binding protein 2: MPLFDRKDKSRYNTFTRRALVMTGAMGGVLAVLGGRFYQLQIMKGDEYRIDAENNRISQRFVFPPRGRIIDRFGVELATNRRNYRVVIVAEQASEGVEAALDAVSKIIEIDPLRREKILHDISQNKRFAQVPIAENLTWEEFARINQHLPYLPGVQPDVGETRAYPFGDEMSHLLGYVAQASQKDQENDPDPLLAQPGFRVGKRGIERQFDGQMRGDAGRSRVEVNAYGRVIRELANIPGKPGQDVWLTIDCQLQRYAEERLAGESAACVVMDASNGDVLALVSTPGYDPNHFNVGISNAVWQDLLHNDHKPLMNKVLSGAYPPGSTFKTAMVIAAMENGLGDLQCNCTGSMTLGNHEFHCWAWKKGGHGGVDIHRALAVSCDIFFYEVARRLGIDKIEAVARGLGLGAPTGIEMPGEVNGCMPSAAWKLARYGVPWQQGDSLSAGIGQGYVLTTPIQLAQMVARIASGKALTPRLVHQVGNVVQPRVIPADLPFSPEAMEAVRKGMQAVCEPGGTANAWRITEPGMEMAGKTGTAQVRVITKAERQSGVKTDAQLPFNLRDNGLFVGFAPVENPRYACACIVEHNAAPHPQVAATRDILRFAQQRDPVKMPVAYPIRAAQNRTDGEGT, encoded by the coding sequence ATGCCGCTTTTCGACCGCAAGGATAAGAGCCGCTACAACACCTTCACCCGTCGCGCGCTGGTGATGACCGGGGCGATGGGCGGTGTTCTGGCCGTGCTTGGCGGCCGCTTCTATCAGCTCCAGATTATGAAGGGCGACGAATACCGTATCGACGCTGAAAACAACCGCATCAGCCAGCGTTTCGTTTTTCCCCCGCGCGGCCGGATCATCGATCGTTTCGGAGTGGAGCTTGCTACCAACCGGCGCAATTACCGCGTCGTGATCGTCGCCGAACAGGCAAGCGAAGGCGTGGAAGCCGCGCTGGATGCGGTCAGCAAAATCATCGAGATCGATCCGCTTCGGCGCGAGAAGATCCTGCACGACATCAGCCAGAACAAAAGATTTGCACAGGTTCCGATCGCCGAAAACCTCACCTGGGAGGAATTCGCGCGCATCAACCAGCATCTGCCTTATCTGCCGGGGGTGCAGCCTGACGTCGGCGAGACCCGCGCCTATCCCTTCGGCGACGAGATGAGCCATCTTCTGGGCTATGTCGCTCAGGCGAGCCAAAAGGACCAGGAGAACGATCCCGATCCCTTGCTGGCCCAGCCGGGCTTTCGCGTCGGCAAGCGCGGGATAGAGCGCCAATTCGATGGCCAGATGCGCGGCGATGCGGGGCGCAGCCGCGTTGAAGTGAACGCCTATGGCCGTGTCATCCGTGAGCTTGCCAATATTCCGGGTAAGCCGGGCCAGGATGTCTGGCTTACCATCGATTGCCAGCTGCAGCGTTACGCTGAGGAGCGTCTCGCGGGCGAAAGCGCGGCTTGCGTGGTGATGGATGCTTCCAACGGCGATGTCCTCGCCTTGGTGTCGACCCCTGGCTACGACCCCAATCATTTCAATGTCGGCATCTCCAATGCGGTCTGGCAGGATCTTCTGCACAACGACCACAAGCCGCTGATGAACAAGGTTCTATCCGGCGCCTATCCGCCGGGCTCGACCTTCAAGACCGCAATGGTGATCGCGGCGATGGAAAACGGGCTTGGCGATTTGCAGTGCAACTGCACCGGCTCGATGACGCTCGGCAATCATGAGTTCCATTGCTGGGCCTGGAAAAAGGGCGGCCATGGCGGGGTGGATATCCACCGGGCGCTGGCGGTCTCTTGCGATATCTTCTTCTACGAAGTGGCCCGCCGCCTCGGCATCGATAAGATCGAAGCGGTGGCGCGTGGTCTTGGTCTTGGCGCCCCCACCGGCATTGAAATGCCCGGCGAGGTGAATGGCTGCATGCCGAGCGCCGCCTGGAAGCTCGCCCGGTATGGCGTGCCATGGCAGCAAGGCGACAGCCTTTCCGCCGGTATCGGTCAGGGCTATGTGCTCACTACCCCGATCCAGCTTGCCCAGATGGTGGCGCGTATTGCCAGCGGCAAGGCTTTGACCCCGCGCCTAGTGCATCAGGTCGGCAATGTGGTGCAGCCGCGCGTCATCCCGGCGGATCTGCCCTTCTCGCCCGAAGCGATGGAGGCGGTGCGCAAGGGCATGCAGGCGGTTTGCGAGCCGGGCGGTACCGCGAATGCCTGGCGCATTACCGAGCCGGGGATGGAGATGGCGGGCAAGACCGGCACCGCGCAGGTCCGCGTCATCACCAAGGCCGAACGCCAGAGCGGGGTGAAGACCGATGCTCAGCTTCCCTTTAACCTGCGTGATAATGGCCTCTTTGTCGGTTTCGCGCCGGTGGAAAATCCGCGTTACGCCTGTGCCTGTATCGTCGAACACAATGCAGCCCCCCATCCCCAGGTCGCCGCCACGCGCGATATCCTGCGCTTTGCCCAGCAGCGCGACCCGGTGAAAATGCCGGTGGCTTACCCTATCCGCGCCGCGCAGAACCGCACTGACGGGGAGGGCACCTGA